From Cellulosimicrobium cellulans, the proteins below share one genomic window:
- a CDS encoding bile acid:sodium symporter family protein, whose translation MRAVLSRWVDPFVVTLLVVLVLGLVVPVGPDAQRVVDAVADVAVTVLFLVYGMRLSTREVWAGLRSWRLQGGILAATYVVFPVLGLVTAWAIEPLVGAPLAAGVLYLSLLPSTVQSSVAFTSVARGNVAGAICGATVSNVAGMVITPLLVLWLMAGADGGANGSTGGLGGLRTVLLQLLLPFVVGQLLQPWVGDWVRARRWLTLGVDRGTILVVVFGAVAAASSAGVWASVSGWSIVALLVVSALVLAAMLALTWWGGAALRLSTEDRIALLMCGSKKSLATGLPMASVLFPVAVAGVVAVPVIVFHQLQLVVCAVLARRLALRD comes from the coding sequence GTGCGCGCAGTCCTGAGCCGGTGGGTCGACCCGTTCGTCGTGACCCTGCTCGTCGTGCTCGTGTTGGGGCTGGTCGTGCCGGTGGGGCCGGACGCGCAGCGCGTGGTCGACGCCGTGGCAGACGTCGCGGTCACGGTCCTCTTCCTCGTCTACGGCATGCGCCTGTCGACGCGCGAGGTGTGGGCGGGCCTGCGGAGCTGGCGCCTCCAGGGCGGCATCCTCGCGGCGACGTACGTCGTGTTCCCGGTGCTCGGGCTCGTCACGGCGTGGGCGATCGAGCCGCTCGTCGGGGCGCCGCTGGCCGCGGGCGTGCTCTACCTGTCCCTGCTCCCGTCGACGGTGCAGTCGTCCGTCGCGTTCACGTCGGTCGCGCGCGGCAACGTCGCCGGGGCGATCTGCGGCGCGACGGTGTCGAACGTCGCGGGCATGGTGATCACCCCGCTGCTCGTGCTGTGGCTCATGGCCGGAGCAGACGGGGGTGCCAACGGTTCCACGGGCGGGCTCGGTGGGCTCCGGACCGTGCTGCTCCAGCTCCTGCTGCCGTTCGTCGTCGGACAGCTCCTCCAGCCGTGGGTCGGCGACTGGGTCCGCGCGCGGCGCTGGCTCACTCTCGGCGTCGACCGCGGCACCATCCTCGTCGTCGTGTTCGGCGCCGTCGCGGCCGCGTCCTCGGCGGGCGTGTGGGCGAGCGTGTCCGGGTGGTCGATCGTCGCGCTGCTCGTCGTGAGCGCGCTCGTGCTCGCCGCGATGCTCGCGCTCACCTGGTGGGGCGGGGCGGCCCTGCGGCTGTCGACGGAGGACCGGATCGCGCTCCTCATGTGCGGGTCCAAGAAGTCGCTCGCCACGGGTCTGCCCATGGCGAGCGTGCTGTTCCCGGTCGCCGTCGCGGGCGTCGTCGCCGTCCCGGTGATCGTGTTCCACCAGCTCCAGCTCGTCGTCTGCGCGGTCCTCGCACGCCGCCTCGCGCTCCGCGACTGA
- a CDS encoding TIR domain-containing protein: MGHKVYISFKTEDAAYKQAIQDMPHLDYVDKSLNLPINSTDPDYIMRRIREDYLHDSTVTIFLIGSRSAETLGWFEQQYIKRELQASLYNSASSRKSGILGIVLPEVEDTVFRGESECMTCGSLHNIVMVNDSTAISEFHYNYYIPNSKCAWSEEDRYCVLTTWSEFETDPNGWIDRAYDKRTAPISFKTKVRP, encoded by the coding sequence GTGGGACACAAGGTCTACATCTCCTTCAAGACCGAAGACGCCGCATACAAGCAGGCGATCCAGGATATGCCCCACCTGGATTACGTCGACAAGTCACTAAATCTGCCGATCAACTCCACCGATCCTGACTACATCATGCGGAGAATTCGAGAGGATTACCTGCACGACTCTACCGTTACCATCTTCCTAATCGGCTCACGATCCGCCGAGACCCTTGGATGGTTCGAGCAGCAGTATATCAAACGCGAGTTGCAGGCGTCGTTGTATAACTCGGCAAGCAGTCGCAAGAGCGGAATCCTCGGTATTGTACTCCCCGAGGTCGAAGACACGGTTTTTCGCGGCGAGAGCGAGTGCATGACCTGCGGCTCACTGCACAACATTGTTATGGTGAACGACTCAACCGCAATTTCAGAGTTCCACTACAATTACTACATCCCCAACAGCAAATGTGCGTGGTCAGAAGAGGACCGCTACTGCGTGCTAACGACATGGAGCGAGTTCGAAACGGATCCGAACGGCTGGATTGATCGCGCCTACGACAAGCGCACCGCTCCGA
- a CDS encoding sulfurtransferase, with translation MPAPLDTTEKITQYAHPDRLVSTDWLAEHLGQPGIVVVESDEDVLLYETGHIPGAVKIDWHTDLNDPDTRDYIDGKGFAQLLGGKGIGRDTTIVVYGDKNNWWAAYAAWVFTLFGHEDVRLLDGGRGKWIAEGREVTTDVPAPEAVEYPVVERDDVTIRAFKEDVLAHIGNGPLVDIRSPQEYTGERLHIPDYPEEGVLRGGHIPTARNVPWATAVAEDGTYKSREQLEAIYQEGGLGLATDDEVVTYCRIGERSSHTWFALTYLLGFDKVRNYDGSWTEWGNAVRVPIVKGEEAGEAPASLN, from the coding sequence ATGCCCGCACCGCTCGACACCACCGAGAAGATCACCCAGTACGCCCACCCCGACCGCCTCGTGAGCACGGACTGGCTCGCCGAGCACCTCGGTCAGCCCGGCATCGTCGTCGTCGAGTCCGACGAGGACGTGCTGCTGTACGAGACCGGGCACATCCCGGGCGCGGTGAAGATCGACTGGCACACCGACCTCAACGACCCCGACACGCGCGACTACATCGACGGCAAGGGCTTCGCCCAGCTCCTGGGCGGCAAGGGCATCGGCCGCGACACGACGATCGTGGTCTACGGCGACAAGAACAACTGGTGGGCCGCGTACGCCGCGTGGGTCTTCACGCTGTTCGGCCACGAGGACGTGCGTCTGCTCGACGGCGGCCGCGGCAAGTGGATCGCGGAGGGCCGCGAGGTCACGACCGACGTCCCCGCGCCGGAGGCCGTCGAGTACCCCGTCGTCGAGCGCGACGACGTGACGATCCGTGCGTTCAAGGAGGACGTCCTCGCGCACATCGGCAACGGTCCGCTCGTCGACATCCGCTCCCCGCAGGAGTACACGGGCGAGCGCCTGCACATCCCGGACTACCCGGAGGAGGGCGTGCTGCGCGGCGGCCACATCCCGACGGCGCGCAACGTCCCGTGGGCGACCGCGGTCGCCGAGGACGGCACGTACAAGTCGCGCGAGCAGCTCGAGGCGATCTACCAGGAGGGTGGCCTCGGCCTCGCGACGGACGACGAGGTCGTCACGTACTGCCGCATCGGCGAGCGCTCGAGCCACACCTGGTTCGCGCTGACCTACCTGCTCGGGTTCGACAAGGTCCGCAACTACGACGGCTCGTGGACCGAGTGGGGCAACGCCGTGCGCGTCCCGATCGTCAAGGGCGAGGAGGCCGGCGAGGCCCCCGCGTCGCTCAACTGA
- a CDS encoding SufE family protein, which yields MSSPTDASSLPAALAEIREDFLALPERERLQLLLEFANELPDLPERYASAPGLLERIEECQSPVRAFAEVDDDGVVHFFATAPAEAPTTRGFASILAQGLSGLTVQQVLDVPDDFPMSIGLTRAVSPLRIGGMNGMLTRAKRQVREQVAGRS from the coding sequence ATGAGCTCCCCGACCGACGCCTCGTCACTGCCCGCGGCCCTCGCGGAGATCCGCGAGGACTTCCTCGCGCTGCCGGAGCGTGAGCGCCTCCAGCTCCTGCTCGAGTTCGCCAACGAGCTGCCCGACCTCCCGGAGCGCTACGCGAGCGCACCCGGTCTGCTCGAGCGCATCGAGGAGTGCCAGTCGCCCGTGCGCGCGTTCGCGGAGGTCGACGACGACGGTGTCGTGCACTTCTTCGCGACCGCGCCCGCCGAGGCGCCGACGACGCGCGGGTTCGCGTCGATCCTCGCGCAAGGGCTCTCCGGCCTGACCGTGCAGCAGGTGCTCGACGTGCCGGACGACTTCCCCATGTCGATCGGCCTCACGCGGGCCGTGAGCCCGCTGCGCATCGGCGGCATGAACGGCATGCTCACGCGCGCCAAGCGCCAGGTGCGCGAGCAGGTCGCCGGCCGTTCCTGA